A section of the Paenibacillus yonginensis genome encodes:
- the spoIID gene encoding stage II sporulation protein D, with the protein MEGQPGKRAEWANEWPERVSGRKEEPAKQTSEQAGEQTKQRAKRVDEWAKQADEQAKPAGERWEQAARQRERAGTAQRPVPKPAAVRPLRWPSGLRRPPRWGGPRRRRRLRLPVAAAGIAALAVLLPALLVHRGGVTPPPPAQGTPAAQQQPAAQTPPAAVQRADGPPVSVYLSDTGGVETLPLEQYVLGVLAAEMPSDFGIEAMKAQAIAARTFIVKRLAAGDRSGVPDGSADVTDTVTHQAYLSKAALAAWKQAGKGAALQKLQQAVNDTAGMIMTYDGKPISALFFSASGGYTENSEDYWSERIPYLRSVPSPWDAKIDPSYKETVQMPVQEIYSKLGLSAASLPALAGTGTGQAAQTAASLFTVLDRTQGESIKEIRIGGKLFTGREVREKLGLRSSRFDIKVQQNEALITTYGYGHGVGMSQWGANGMAQEGYSAADILKHYYTGISLESSSKFLK; encoded by the coding sequence ATGGAGGGGCAGCCGGGCAAGCGGGCAGAATGGGCGAACGAATGGCCGGAACGGGTCAGCGGGCGAAAGGAAGAGCCGGCAAAACAAACGAGTGAGCAGGCGGGCGAGCAGACGAAGCAGCGGGCAAAACGAGTGGATGAGTGGGCGAAACAGGCGGATGAGCAGGCGAAGCCAGCAGGTGAGCGGTGGGAGCAAGCGGCCCGGCAGCGCGAGCGGGCAGGCACGGCGCAGCGGCCTGTGCCCAAGCCGGCGGCGGTCCGGCCGCTGCGCTGGCCCTCCGGTCTCCGCCGGCCTCCCCGCTGGGGCGGCCCGCGTCGCCGGAGGCGCCTGCGGCTGCCTGTGGCCGCCGCAGGGATTGCCGCGCTGGCTGTGCTGCTGCCAGCGCTCCTGGTGCACCGCGGGGGCGTAACCCCGCCACCGCCGGCGCAGGGCACCCCCGCGGCCCAGCAGCAGCCGGCCGCGCAAACCCCGCCCGCCGCCGTGCAGCGGGCGGACGGGCCCCCGGTGTCCGTCTACCTGTCGGACACCGGGGGCGTGGAGACCCTGCCGCTCGAGCAGTATGTGCTCGGCGTACTCGCGGCGGAGATGCCGTCCGACTTCGGCATCGAAGCGATGAAGGCCCAGGCGATCGCCGCCCGGACCTTCATCGTTAAACGGCTCGCCGCCGGCGATCGCAGCGGCGTCCCGGATGGCAGCGCCGATGTGACGGATACCGTCACCCATCAGGCGTACCTGTCCAAAGCCGCTCTCGCCGCCTGGAAGCAGGCGGGCAAAGGGGCCGCGCTGCAGAAGCTGCAGCAAGCGGTTAACGATACAGCCGGGATGATCATGACTTATGACGGCAAGCCGATTTCGGCGTTGTTCTTCTCGGCAAGCGGCGGTTATACGGAGAACTCCGAGGACTACTGGAGCGAACGAATTCCTTACCTGCGCAGCGTACCCAGCCCCTGGGATGCGAAGATCGATCCTTCCTATAAGGAAACTGTGCAGATGCCTGTTCAGGAGATTTACAGCAAGCTGGGACTTAGCGCAGCTTCGCTTCCGGCTTTGGCCGGGACCGGCACCGGACAAGCGGCCCAGACGGCAGCCTCTCTATTTACCGTTCTGGACCGCACCCAAGGGGAGAGCATTAAAGAGATTCGCATCGGCGGCAAGCTGTTCACCGGCCGAGAGGTGAGAGAGAAACTGGGCCTGCGGTCGAGCCGTTTTGATATAAAGGTGCAGCAGAACGAAGCTCTTATTACGACTTACGGGTACGGCCACGGAGTCGGCATGAGCCAATGGGGGGCGAACGGAATGGCCCAGGAAGGCTACAGCGCCGCCGACATCCTGAAACACTACTACACGGGAATCTCCCTTGAATCCTCTTCCAAATTTCTAAAATGA
- a CDS encoding alpha/beta hydrolase, translating to MALIQCQFFSEVLGLSTQMTVILPQKAAGEIGVDSVRREGKYPVLYLLHGYSDDDTIWLRRTSIERYVSELGMAVVMPNVHQSFYSDMEYGNPYWTFLSEELPKLASSFFPLSDKREDRFVAGLSMGGYGAFKWALRCPDQFAAAASLSGVLDLAAHIQTRPFTLKSLQLVFGDRDITGSEEDTLWLLEKAAASNGPKPLLYQCCGTEDFLYEGNVKFKELADRIGYEVTTEFDPGDHNWEYWDAHIQKVLKWLPLKERASL from the coding sequence ATGGCGTTGATTCAGTGTCAGTTTTTTTCAGAAGTGCTTGGGCTCAGTACCCAGATGACGGTAATCCTTCCGCAGAAGGCGGCAGGAGAAATCGGTGTGGACAGCGTTCGGCGTGAAGGGAAATATCCGGTGCTTTATTTGCTGCATGGCTACAGCGACGATGACACGATCTGGCTGAGACGAACTTCTATTGAACGGTATGTGTCAGAGCTGGGGATGGCAGTCGTGATGCCGAACGTGCATCAAAGCTTCTATAGTGATATGGAGTATGGGAATCCTTACTGGACATTCCTGTCGGAGGAGCTTCCAAAGCTGGCTTCCTCTTTCTTCCCGCTGTCGGATAAAAGAGAAGACCGGTTTGTAGCGGGCCTGTCGATGGGTGGTTATGGTGCCTTTAAATGGGCGCTGCGCTGTCCGGATCAGTTCGCTGCAGCGGCCAGCCTGTCGGGAGTGCTTGATCTGGCAGCACACATTCAAACTCGGCCTTTTACACTGAAGAGCCTGCAGCTGGTGTTCGGAGACCGGGACATCACGGGATCGGAAGAAGATACACTTTGGCTGCTGGAGAAGGCAGCGGCTTCGAATGGGCCGAAACCTCTGCTTTATCAGTGCTGCGGAACAGAAGATTTCCTCTACGAAGGAAATGTGAAGTTCAAGGAGCTGGCGGACCGGATTGGCTATGAAGTGACGACGGAGTTTGATCCCGGCGATCATAACTGGGAATACTGGGATGCCCACATTCAGAAGGTGCTGAAGTGGCTGCCGCTTAAGGAACGTGCAAGTTTGTGA
- a CDS encoding DUF1146 family protein produces the protein MNTSLSEISSAAAVSSLTAIMISLICICISWWALQNLKLDLVIRHPKGPQGKLLHLLLAIVLGKFVADFIIQYLGYTHMLRYLF, from the coding sequence TTGAATACTTCGCTGAGTGAAATCTCATCTGCAGCCGCGGTAAGTTCGCTAACGGCGATTATGATTTCCCTGATCTGTATTTGCATCTCCTGGTGGGCTCTGCAAAATTTAAAGCTGGATCTGGTGATCCGCCATCCTAAGGGACCTCAGGGCAAGCTGCTGCATCTGCTGCTTGCGATTGTTCTGGGCAAATTTGTTGCGGACTTCATTATTCAGTACCTGGGCTATACCCATATGCTGCGTTACTTGTTTTAA
- a CDS encoding F0F1 ATP synthase subunit epsilon, producing MNTFLLEIVTPERVVFSQQVDNVIVRGIEGEFGVMAGHVPLVTPLQVAPIVVKAGSNRTSIAVHGGFIEVQKEKAIILAESAELSQDIDVERARAAKERAERRLANRSSKDHIDHRRAELALQRAVTRINVSSRSKE from the coding sequence GTGAATACTTTTTTGCTTGAGATCGTCACACCGGAGCGCGTAGTTTTCTCCCAGCAGGTGGATAACGTCATTGTACGCGGCATAGAAGGGGAATTCGGCGTCATGGCCGGACACGTGCCTTTGGTCACGCCTCTTCAGGTCGCGCCCATTGTGGTTAAAGCCGGCAGCAATAGAACCTCAATCGCCGTTCACGGCGGTTTTATTGAAGTGCAGAAGGAGAAAGCGATTATTCTGGCTGAAAGTGCGGAGCTTTCCCAGGATATCGATGTGGAACGCGCCAGAGCGGCTAAAGAACGGGCCGAACGCAGACTCGCTAACCGCAGCAGCAAGGACCATATTGATCACCGCCGGGCAGAATTGGCCCTGCAAAGAGCCGTTACCCGGATTAACGTGTCTTCGAGAAGCAAGGAATAG
- the murA gene encoding UDP-N-acetylglucosamine 1-carboxyvinyltransferase, producing the protein MSKFIVRGGNVLTGNVKVSGAKNSVLPIIAASLLGEEGVSIIRDAPPLDDVRTISRVLESLGAKVTYDQEVITVDARQLSSYEAPYEWVRKMRASFLVMGPLLTRLGHTRISLPGGCAIGTRPIDQHLKGFEAMGAKIQLGQGYVEATVEGRLRGAKIYLDVASVGATENIMMAAALAEGTTIIENAAKEPEIVDLANYLNSMGATVRGAGTEMIRIEGVEKLRGVEHTVIPDRVEAGTYMIAAAITGGDVFVEGAIADHLNPVIAKLEEMGVQIDVKENGIRVRATHPLKSVDVKTLPYPGFPTDMQSQMMALLLKSEGTSVVTETVFENRFMHVEQFTLMNAQIKVEGRTAIVTGSSNLVGAKVCATDLRAGAALILAGLVAEGTTEVSGIHHIDRGYVNLAEKLSGLGADIWRIELDEEGKTLEPSHAVEELPKLKIQTSGV; encoded by the coding sequence ATGAGTAAATTTATCGTCCGCGGCGGCAATGTGTTGACCGGGAACGTTAAAGTTAGCGGAGCAAAAAACTCAGTGCTGCCGATTATCGCAGCTTCTTTATTAGGTGAAGAAGGAGTTAGCATTATACGTGATGCTCCACCTCTTGACGATGTAAGGACGATCAGCCGAGTATTGGAATCGTTGGGGGCAAAGGTTACATATGACCAAGAGGTTATCACTGTAGATGCCCGACAGCTTTCTTCTTACGAAGCGCCTTATGAATGGGTACGCAAGATGAGAGCGTCCTTTTTGGTCATGGGTCCGCTGTTGACGAGACTCGGACATACCCGCATTTCATTGCCGGGCGGCTGTGCAATTGGCACGAGACCGATCGACCAGCATTTGAAAGGCTTTGAAGCTATGGGAGCCAAGATTCAGCTTGGTCAGGGCTATGTGGAAGCCACGGTGGAAGGCAGACTTCGCGGTGCGAAAATTTACCTGGATGTCGCAAGTGTAGGCGCGACTGAAAATATTATGATGGCCGCTGCTTTGGCAGAAGGCACAACGATTATCGAAAATGCGGCGAAAGAGCCGGAAATTGTCGATCTCGCCAATTATTTGAACAGCATGGGAGCAACCGTACGGGGAGCGGGGACGGAAATGATCCGCATCGAAGGCGTGGAGAAGCTCCGCGGCGTCGAGCATACGGTTATTCCTGACCGCGTAGAAGCGGGCACTTATATGATTGCTGCTGCCATTACAGGCGGCGACGTATTTGTAGAAGGCGCAATTGCCGATCATTTGAACCCGGTAATAGCCAAGCTGGAAGAGATGGGCGTGCAAATTGACGTGAAAGAGAACGGAATTCGGGTAAGGGCAACACACCCGCTGAAGTCTGTGGACGTCAAAACACTACCGTATCCTGGATTCCCTACCGACATGCAGTCGCAAATGATGGCGCTGCTGCTGAAATCGGAAGGCACCAGCGTCGTAACCGAAACCGTATTTGAAAATCGCTTTATGCACGTTGAACAGTTCACGCTGATGAATGCGCAAATCAAAGTGGAAGGACGTACGGCAATCGTTACTGGTTCCTCGAACTTAGTCGGAGCCAAGGTTTGTGCAACGGATCTGAGAGCCGGAGCTGCTCTGATTCTTGCAGGTTTGGTAGCTGAAGGCACAACTGAGGTCAGCGGAATTCATCATATTGACCGCGGCTATGTGAACTTGGCTGAGAAATTGTCCGGCTTAGGCGCCGATATTTGGCGTATCGAGCTTGATGAGGAAGGCAAAACCCTTGAACCCAGCCATGCTGTGGAAGAATTGCCGAAATTGAAAATTCAAACGAGCGGGGTTTAA